Proteins from a single region of Weeksella virosa DSM 16922:
- a CDS encoding translation initiation factor has protein sequence MDLQEQLKNLFPQHEFEEEEKEEKNGIWLQDEPLLCKYEKRNGKVNTVIEGYTGADNDFKTLTKELKTLLGVGGTYKNDLIVIQGDYRDRIMEFLQEKGFKVKRVGG, from the coding sequence ATGGATTTACAAGAACAGTTGAAAAATCTCTTTCCACAGCACGAATTTGAAGAAGAAGAGAAAGAAGAAAAAAACGGGATATGGTTACAAGACGAACCACTTCTTTGTAAATACGAAAAAAGAAACGGGAAAGTAAATACGGTAATCGAGGGATATACGGGTGCCGATAACGATTTCAAAACGCTGACTAAAGAACTAAAAACTTTGCTCGGTGTAGGAGGAACCTACAAAAACGACCTCATCGTTATTCAGGGCGATTATCGCGACCGTATTATGGAGTTTCTGCAAGAAAAAGGCTTTAAAGTGAAGCGTGTCGGCGGATAA
- a CDS encoding histidine phosphatase family protein, whose amino-acid sequence MEIHFLRHTPVHNPENRCYGKSDISLPDNYLEHFGRIKLDTDYDCVFSSPSERCTKIAEHFGLKYTIDQRITELNFGDWEGKKWIEIPQNEIDPWYEDFVYYPTKNGESLYDLRLRVKEFIRTVKEEKHTKVLVITHAGVIRSAIQLVLDFPMKNFFLVDCQFGKKTIIAYQESGAKLIGINLD is encoded by the coding sequence ATGGAAATACATTTCTTGAGACATACACCGGTCCATAACCCCGAAAATAGATGTTATGGAAAATCGGATATTTCTTTGCCCGATAACTATTTAGAGCATTTTGGTAGGATAAAATTAGATACGGATTACGATTGTGTCTTTTCTAGTCCATCGGAGCGTTGTACTAAAATTGCCGAGCATTTTGGGCTAAAATATACAATAGACCAACGCATTACTGAACTGAATTTTGGTGATTGGGAAGGAAAAAAATGGATAGAAATACCGCAAAACGAAATCGATCCTTGGTACGAAGATTTTGTATATTATCCGACCAAAAATGGCGAAAGTTTATATGATTTGCGTCTAAGGGTGAAAGAATTTATCCGTACTGTAAAAGAAGAAAAACATACAAAAGTGTTGGTCATTACCCATGCCGGTGTGATACGTTCGGCGATTCAACTTGTATTGGATTTTCCGATGAAAAACTTTTTCTTAGTTGATTGCCAATTCGGCAAAAAAACAATCATTGCCTATCAAGAATCTGGGGCAAAACTTATTGGTATCAACCTAGATTAA
- a CDS encoding adenosylcobinamide-GDP ribazoletransferase — protein MLKKELIYLATAIMFFTRIPIPAKLPYSEQIMNQSQKYFSWVGLVVGICNALFLYLGMQLFDFSIAIILMMIGNVLLTGAFHEDGFIDVCDSFGGGYGKEKILTIMKDSRVGAYGVIGIILLFGLKFFTISALLDYHFSTVLLVLIFAHTSSRFLSGTMIYTHQYVRDIDQTKSKPLANKPLDKKALFISFLPVILVSILLKNPAFIGVFLFAFLGKIYLGWYFKKHIGGYTGDCLGTVQQVCEVLIYLGTLLVWKYIS, from the coding sequence GTGCTGAAAAAAGAGTTGATTTATTTGGCAACCGCCATCATGTTTTTTACCCGAATACCAATACCGGCAAAGCTCCCGTATTCTGAACAAATCATGAACCAGTCGCAAAAATATTTTTCATGGGTTGGTCTAGTTGTCGGGATTTGTAATGCACTTTTTTTGTATTTGGGGATGCAATTATTCGACTTTTCGATTGCAATAATATTGATGATGATTGGTAACGTATTGCTAACTGGCGCATTTCATGAAGATGGTTTTATAGACGTTTGCGATAGTTTTGGAGGCGGCTATGGCAAAGAAAAAATACTAACCATCATGAAAGATAGTCGGGTAGGAGCGTATGGAGTAATTGGAATTATTCTACTTTTTGGTCTGAAATTTTTCACGATTTCTGCCCTGCTTGATTATCATTTTTCTACTGTTTTATTGGTTCTTATTTTTGCGCATACCTCGAGCCGATTTCTTTCGGGCACAATGATTTATACCCATCAATATGTTCGTGATATCGACCAAACTAAATCAAAACCTTTGGCAAACAAGCCTTTGGATAAGAAAGCTTTGTTCATTAGTTTTTTGCCGGTAATACTGGTATCGATTTTGCTCAAAAATCCTGCGTTTATAGGTGTTTTTTTATTTGCTTTTTTGGGTAAAATTTATTTGGGTTGGTATTTCAAAAAACATATTGGTGGCTACACAGGCGATTGTCTAGGAACCGTTCAGCAAGTTTGCGAAGTACTCATCTATCTAGGAACATTACTCGTATGGAAATACATTTCTTGA
- the dnaG gene encoding DNA primase produces the protein MITQKTIDEIFDTARVEEVIGDFVQLKRAGANLKGLSPFANEKTPSFVVSPGKQIWKDFSSGRGGNVVTFLMEIEQFSYPEALRWLAKKYNIEVEEDRSFAPENNEAIKNKESLFLITEAANKFFQQQLHQTEEGISIGLSYFKERGFTKQIIEKFQLGYSPSAWDAFANFAEEKGYAKNIIEQSGLVIYKEDKKFDRFRERVIFPIFSYSGRTLGFGGRVLRNDRKNAAKYLNSPENEIYHKSKVLYGLYQSKQSIIRQNQCLLVEGYTDVLALHQAGIENVVSSSGTALTKEQILLIKRLTPNITILYDGDAAGIKASFRGIDLILEQEMNVRVLLFPDGQDPDSFAKNHTEEEIKNFIDENATDFIQFKAKILMEDAENDPIKKAELTRNIVESIALIPNLIQQEIYIEETAKLMQVSNKVLFKELAQYTKKINQQPTKEEKKDSAELTIQKSNLNEVVDPIVIVEEKIIQLILQFGDKVIQLHDENNEQYETTVIEEVLDQLEADNLQFQNPFYQKILDDVIVGYEKDELRTSDFFIKIMDEEITNFTSQALISPYHVSKNWKEKQQIYIKDIEHNIDKEVKDTLLNFKSLYVQNEIKKLLPLTQSSDFEGEVRIEILEKIMRLTKLKNYLNHFLNRVV, from the coding sequence TTGATTACCCAGAAAACAATTGATGAGATTTTTGATACCGCACGTGTAGAAGAGGTTATTGGCGATTTTGTGCAACTGAAAAGAGCAGGTGCAAATCTCAAAGGACTTTCTCCTTTTGCCAATGAAAAAACTCCTTCTTTTGTGGTTTCACCAGGAAAACAAATCTGGAAAGATTTTTCTTCTGGACGTGGTGGGAATGTCGTTACGTTTCTTATGGAAATTGAACAATTTTCCTACCCAGAAGCTTTGCGATGGTTGGCCAAAAAATACAATATAGAGGTAGAAGAAGATCGCAGTTTTGCACCAGAGAATAACGAAGCCATCAAAAATAAAGAAAGTCTTTTTCTTATCACCGAAGCAGCGAATAAATTCTTTCAGCAGCAGCTACACCAAACCGAAGAAGGTATTAGTATAGGCTTGAGTTATTTTAAAGAAAGAGGTTTTACCAAACAAATAATAGAAAAATTTCAATTAGGTTACTCGCCTTCTGCTTGGGATGCTTTTGCAAATTTTGCAGAAGAAAAAGGCTATGCAAAAAATATTATCGAGCAATCGGGATTGGTGATTTATAAAGAAGATAAAAAATTCGACCGATTCCGTGAAAGGGTTATTTTCCCAATTTTTAGTTATTCGGGCAGAACACTAGGTTTTGGTGGTAGAGTCTTGAGAAACGATCGTAAAAATGCAGCTAAATATCTCAATTCTCCCGAAAACGAAATCTATCATAAAAGTAAAGTTCTATACGGTCTGTACCAGTCTAAACAAAGTATCATTAGACAAAACCAATGTTTGTTGGTAGAAGGTTATACCGATGTTTTGGCACTTCATCAGGCTGGTATAGAAAATGTAGTATCCAGTTCTGGAACGGCTCTAACGAAAGAACAAATTCTTCTGATTAAGCGTCTAACACCCAACATTACAATTTTGTACGATGGGGATGCGGCAGGCATCAAAGCTTCTTTTCGAGGTATTGATTTGATTTTGGAACAAGAAATGAATGTCCGGGTTTTGCTTTTCCCAGATGGTCAAGATCCCGATTCGTTTGCAAAAAATCATACCGAAGAAGAAATAAAAAACTTTATCGATGAAAACGCAACGGATTTTATACAATTCAAGGCGAAAATCTTGATGGAAGATGCCGAAAATGATCCGATCAAGAAAGCAGAGCTCACCCGAAACATTGTCGAGAGTATTGCACTGATTCCGAACTTGATTCAGCAAGAAATCTATATCGAAGAAACAGCAAAATTGATGCAAGTAAGCAACAAAGTACTGTTCAAAGAACTTGCTCAATACACAAAAAAAATAAATCAGCAACCAACTAAAGAAGAAAAAAAAGATTCGGCAGAACTCACCATCCAAAAATCTAATCTCAACGAAGTTGTGGATCCGATTGTTATAGTCGAAGAAAAAATTATTCAACTTATTTTGCAGTTTGGCGACAAAGTAATTCAGCTACATGATGAGAATAATGAGCAGTACGAAACGACGGTTATAGAAGAAGTATTGGATCAATTAGAGGCTGATAACTTGCAATTTCAGAATCCGTTCTATCAAAAAATTTTGGATGATGTAATTGTTGGTTATGAAAAAGATGAACTTCGAACTAGTGATTTTTTCATTAAAATCATGGATGAAGAAATTACCAATTTCACTTCTCAAGCGTTGATTTCTCCATACCATGTGAGTAAGAATTGGAAAGAAAAACAACAAATCTACATCAAAGACATCGAGCACAATATCGATAAAGAAGTAAAAGACACGCTGTTAAACTTCAAAAGTTTATACGTGCAAAACGAAATAAAAAAACTACTTCCTCTTACGCAAAGCTCTGATTTTGAGGGTGAAGTGAGGATCGAAATTTTAGAAAAAATCATGCGTCTGACGAAACTAAAAAACTATCTCAATCACTTTCTTAATCGAGTTGTCTAA
- a CDS encoding helix-turn-helix domain-containing protein, whose amino-acid sequence MVCYRCKVVVETILRQHNILFEQVELGKIKLHSSLDKPTLAELKKDLVAVGFELLNDQRSRYIEQIKQEIIFLIHHQNNELHVNLSNYLSEKIGVEYKYLSNLFSISERQTIEKYFILQKIEKIKELMEYNELTLSEIAANLNYSSVAHLSTQFKKVTGITPSNFRQMQKKSRQSIDKL is encoded by the coding sequence ATGGTTTGTTACCGGTGCAAAGTAGTTGTAGAAACGATTTTGCGACAGCACAATATTTTGTTCGAACAAGTAGAATTGGGTAAAATCAAATTGCATTCATCTCTTGATAAACCAACATTGGCCGAGTTGAAAAAAGACTTAGTAGCCGTTGGTTTCGAGTTGTTGAATGATCAGCGAAGTAGATATATCGAGCAAATAAAACAAGAAATCATCTTCTTGATACATCATCAAAACAACGAATTACACGTCAATTTATCTAATTATCTTAGCGAAAAAATTGGTGTTGAGTATAAATATTTATCCAATCTTTTTTCGATCAGCGAAAGACAAACAATCGAGAAATATTTCATTCTACAGAAAATAGAAAAGATAAAGGAATTGATGGAGTATAATGAGCTAACTTTGAGTGAAATTGCTGCAAACCTCAACTATTCGAGCGTTGCACATCTGAGTACTCAATTCAAAAAAGTAACCGGAATCACTCCCAGTAATTTTCGTCAAATGCAAAAGAAAAGCAGACAATCTATTGATAAACTATGA
- the cobT gene encoding nicotinate-nucleotide--dimethylbenzimidazole phosphoribosyltransferase has protein sequence MNMTLSEELQHKIDYKTKPLGALGDLEILAKRIGLVQKTTSPELQSPHIVLFAADHGLAKAGVSAYPPEVTFQMVDNFLKGGAAINVFCKQNNIQLKLVDAGVDYDFPQHPQLIDRKVRKSSRNMLEEPAMTKEEYQSCLANGQKIVRSIQQETSCNVIGFGEMGIGNTSASSLLLSKIFDLPIEQCVGRGTGVNDEQLQTKINILEQVLSLYPAVKTPDEIVQTFGGLEIAQMMGAMQEAYEQKMLLLIDGFIATAAISLLWKKNPAILQHCIFCHLSDEQAHGRILEILEQKPLLQLSMRVGEGTGCAVAYPIIESAVLFLNEMSSFEQANVSNKNE, from the coding sequence ATGAATATGACCTTGTCCGAAGAATTACAACACAAAATAGATTACAAAACCAAGCCATTGGGCGCTTTGGGCGATTTAGAAATTTTGGCTAAAAGAATTGGTTTAGTACAGAAAACAACATCTCCCGAACTACAAAGCCCTCATATTGTTCTCTTTGCAGCAGATCATGGTTTGGCCAAAGCGGGTGTAAGTGCATATCCACCAGAAGTTACATTTCAGATGGTAGATAATTTCCTGAAGGGTGGTGCTGCTATCAATGTATTCTGCAAACAAAATAATATCCAACTAAAATTAGTTGATGCAGGAGTAGACTATGATTTTCCTCAACACCCTCAATTAATTGATCGAAAAGTGAGAAAATCTAGCCGAAATATGTTAGAAGAACCCGCGATGACCAAAGAAGAGTATCAATCTTGTCTTGCCAACGGCCAAAAGATTGTCCGTTCTATACAACAAGAGACCTCTTGCAATGTTATTGGCTTTGGAGAAATGGGGATTGGGAATACATCGGCCTCATCGTTGCTATTGAGTAAAATATTCGATTTGCCGATAGAACAATGTGTCGGGCGAGGTACAGGAGTAAATGATGAACAGTTGCAAACGAAAATCAACATCCTAGAACAAGTATTATCGCTTTACCCTGCAGTGAAAACTCCCGACGAAATAGTACAGACATTTGGTGGGCTAGAGATAGCACAAATGATGGGTGCAATGCAAGAAGCCTACGAACAAAAAATGTTGTTACTGATCGATGGTTTTATAGCCACAGCAGCAATTAGCCTTTTATGGAAGAAAAACCCTGCCATTTTACAACATTGTATTTTTTGTCATCTAAGCGATGAACAAGCCCACGGAAGAATCTTAGAAATATTAGAACAAAAACCTTTGTTGCAACTAAGTATGCGTGTGGGTGAAGGGACAGGTTGTGCAGTTGCCTATCCCATTATCGAAAGTGCAGTGCTATTTCTCAACGAAATGTCGAGTTTCGAACAAGCCAATGTATCGAATAAAAATGAATAA
- a CDS encoding helicase-related protein produces the protein MPNNFITNNKQQKTLKTRLNTLISISDELKFLVGFFYFNGWSEIYLSLQKNPQQKLKLLVGLQVCNYLGNIIEYAEQGEEDSSRDEVFQNYLISLGFALNNEEMDTEDFYNQVGFFVQMIEEDRLEIRKTENPNHAKLYLFQYNEEYAHNLAKNGEFITGSSNLTRSGLRNQEEFNVEISDYGYENAVQYFDELWERATPITEHLENRKILIDFIKNKTQVATITPFEAYCLVIKTYLDLQNQENEEVDLDSLLEKIDLKKFSYQSDAVNQAIQMIKEHNGCIIADVVGLGKSVIASMIARQMNKRGIIICPPGLMGDAEKKDSGWWEYLEKFGLHNWQVYSRGIIDRIADNIEGRDFEVVIVDEAHYFRNQDTADYEALSMICRGKKVILLSATPFNNSPKDIEALLSLFTVPGKSTITLEDNLKGRFSRYNYEYKQLSIIYKNWNSADDKKRKQAENIYTTIIDENLPIDIKKVKERTKILSNEIKRTISPVVIRRNRLDLKQDYVYANEIGELSVVKDPEEVFYYLDTEQDEFYDNIISKYFAENGVFTGAIYQPFSYEKILSDKLDEFGNRQYNQQKNLYDFMRRILVKRFESSFGSFEKSIERFLQVHLLVKDFIDKTGKFILDRSFIDRIKDFEIEDIEANLEKYAAGDLKRKTPKNNEVYDISTFQRRQEFLDDIASDIQLFEAIQKRLKDLKLVEKDPKQEEIIKKIKNLLVNEPDRKIILFSEYVDTIHHLEKRFRKEFGNDVLICDGKVSKELAKNLNSDFNAQYKGSKTNHFKILLTSDKLSEGFNLNRAGVIINYDIPWNPTRVIQRVGRINRIGSKVYDELFILNFFPSLKGADIVKSREIAQQKMFLIHNALGEDAKIFDEDEEPTPAALGSKINSNPEEEGEVNTITKIRNIFSDLQKKHPEIIAKISQLPPRVKTAKSYPEYELNVLRRKGLSLFAQTVGKEESRAIREIDFEELLQKIECKIDEPTLKLSSVFWNLYEEIKEFKPKYKMGRSEISLEQKAMENLRKSHKVIKDLKDEHLNFIQMLIKDLRYYHTLSMRSIRRIGGQELTDDKKSIRSFLEEITYLKQHLGENYLDDIESRTKSQSKEVIIAIENNDLKELFH, from the coding sequence ATGCCAAACAATTTTATTACCAATAATAAACAACAAAAAACGCTCAAGACCAGGCTTAATACATTAATCAGTATCAGTGATGAATTGAAGTTTTTAGTAGGATTTTTCTACTTCAATGGCTGGTCAGAAATTTATTTAAGTCTTCAAAAAAATCCGCAACAAAAATTAAAGCTGTTAGTCGGATTGCAGGTCTGTAATTATCTGGGTAATATCATCGAGTATGCCGAACAAGGAGAAGAAGACAGCTCAAGAGATGAAGTTTTTCAAAATTATTTGATTTCATTGGGCTTTGCATTGAACAATGAAGAAATGGATACAGAAGACTTCTATAATCAAGTGGGATTCTTTGTACAGATGATAGAAGAAGACAGATTGGAAATACGTAAGACAGAAAACCCGAACCACGCCAAATTGTATCTGTTTCAATACAATGAAGAGTATGCACACAACTTAGCTAAGAATGGGGAATTTATTACAGGAAGTAGCAACTTAACTCGTTCTGGATTAAGAAACCAAGAAGAATTTAATGTAGAAATTTCAGACTATGGGTATGAAAATGCGGTTCAATATTTTGATGAATTATGGGAACGAGCAACGCCGATTACCGAACATTTGGAAAACCGTAAAATACTGATTGACTTTATCAAAAATAAAACTCAAGTTGCTACGATAACACCTTTTGAAGCCTATTGTCTGGTTATAAAAACCTACCTCGATCTACAAAATCAGGAAAATGAAGAAGTGGATTTAGATAGTTTGCTAGAAAAAATTGATCTTAAAAAATTCAGTTATCAGTCAGACGCAGTAAACCAAGCGATACAAATGATAAAGGAGCATAACGGTTGTATCATTGCCGATGTAGTAGGTTTAGGAAAATCGGTTATTGCATCAATGATTGCCAGACAGATGAATAAGCGGGGCATTATTATTTGTCCTCCTGGATTAATGGGAGATGCCGAAAAAAAAGACAGTGGTTGGTGGGAATATTTAGAAAAGTTCGGATTACATAACTGGCAAGTTTACAGTCGTGGAATTATAGACCGTATTGCGGATAATATTGAAGGTAGAGATTTTGAAGTAGTGATTGTGGATGAAGCCCATTATTTTCGCAATCAGGATACAGCTGACTACGAAGCATTATCAATGATTTGTCGTGGTAAAAAAGTAATTCTTTTGTCGGCAACTCCATTTAACAATTCACCCAAAGATATAGAAGCGTTATTAAGCTTATTTACTGTACCGGGAAAATCAACGATTACCTTAGAAGATAATCTAAAAGGTAGATTTAGCCGCTATAATTATGAGTATAAACAATTATCTATCATTTATAAAAATTGGAATTCTGCTGATGACAAGAAAAGAAAGCAGGCAGAAAATATTTACACAACAATAATAGATGAAAACTTGCCCATAGATATAAAAAAGGTTAAAGAACGGACAAAAATTTTATCAAATGAAATTAAACGTACCATAAGCCCTGTGGTAATACGACGAAATCGATTGGATTTGAAACAGGATTATGTTTATGCTAATGAAATTGGAGAACTCTCTGTTGTGAAAGACCCTGAAGAAGTTTTTTATTATTTAGATACGGAGCAAGATGAATTCTATGACAATATCATCAGTAAATATTTTGCCGAAAATGGAGTATTTACTGGTGCTATTTATCAGCCGTTCAGCTATGAAAAAATATTAAGTGATAAACTTGATGAATTTGGAAATAGACAATACAATCAGCAGAAAAACTTATACGATTTTATGCGTCGTATTTTAGTAAAACGATTCGAATCTTCTTTTGGTTCCTTTGAAAAATCCATAGAAAGGTTCTTACAAGTACATTTATTAGTTAAAGATTTTATTGATAAGACCGGAAAGTTTATTTTAGATCGTTCGTTTATTGATCGAATTAAAGATTTTGAAATTGAAGATATTGAAGCTAATTTGGAAAAATATGCAGCTGGGGATCTCAAACGTAAAACTCCTAAAAATAATGAAGTTTACGACATTAGCACTTTCCAAAGAAGGCAAGAATTTTTAGATGATATAGCTTCGGATATTCAATTATTTGAAGCTATTCAAAAACGGCTGAAAGATTTGAAGTTAGTCGAGAAAGATCCTAAACAGGAAGAAATTATCAAAAAAATAAAAAATCTTTTAGTAAACGAGCCAGACAGAAAGATTATCCTATTCTCGGAATATGTAGATACCATTCATCATCTCGAAAAACGATTTAGAAAAGAATTTGGAAATGATGTTTTGATATGTGATGGTAAAGTATCAAAAGAGTTGGCCAAAAATCTAAACAGCGATTTCAATGCACAGTATAAAGGTTCAAAAACAAATCATTTTAAAATATTGCTAACCTCGGATAAGCTGTCTGAAGGATTTAATTTGAACAGGGCTGGGGTTATTATCAATTATGATATTCCTTGGAACCCCACACGTGTTATTCAGCGTGTAGGGCGTATTAATCGTATAGGTTCTAAAGTGTATGATGAGTTGTTTATTCTGAATTTTTTCCCATCATTAAAAGGAGCTGACATTGTAAAATCAAGGGAAATAGCACAGCAAAAAATGTTCTTGATTCATAATGCTTTGGGAGAAGATGCTAAGATTTTTGATGAAGATGAAGAACCAACACCAGCTGCATTAGGATCAAAAATCAATTCTAACCCCGAAGAAGAAGGAGAAGTAAATACCATTACCAAAATCAGAAATATTTTTTCAGACTTACAAAAGAAACATCCTGAAATTATTGCAAAAATCAGTCAGTTACCTCCAAGGGTTAAAACCGCTAAAAGTTATCCCGAATATGAATTAAATGTATTAAGACGAAAAGGATTAAGTTTATTTGCTCAGACCGTAGGGAAAGAAGAAAGTAGAGCAATCAGAGAAATAGACTTTGAAGAACTTTTACAAAAAATAGAATGTAAAATTGATGAACCAACATTAAAACTTTCATCTGTTTTTTGGAATTTGTATGAAGAGATAAAAGAGTTTAAACCCAAATATAAAATGGGCAGAAGTGAAATTTCTTTAGAACAAAAAGCGATGGAAAATTTAAGAAAATCACATAAAGTAATTAAAGATTTAAAAGATGAACATCTAAATTTCATCCAAATGCTAATAAAAGACTTACGTTATTATCATACGCTTTCAATGAGAAGTATAAGACGTATCGGCGGTCAAGAATTGACTGATGATAAGAAGTCTATCCGTTCTTTTTTGGAAGAAATAACATATCTAAAACAACATCTTGGAGAAAACTATCTGGATGACATCGAATCCAGAACAAAAAGCCAAAGTAAAGAAGTAATAATAGCTATTGAGAACAATGATTTAAAAGAATTATTTCACTAA
- a CDS encoding nucleotidyl transferase AbiEii/AbiGii toxin family protein, producing MNKNSFYELDKSDKIILFTETATQKGMMPFAVEKDWWVVRTLEIIFKTSAAEHLVFKGGTSLSKSWDLIHRFSEDIDLAIDRNFLGFEGVLSKNKRTQLRKAANKYTSEHFYIELQEKFIEHGFKDLRFNLVEAKDSDQDPRIIEIYYPNVIQSLGYVQPRIQVEVGCRSLIEPYSLRSVVSFVDDLYADNDFSALPIEIPSVNPERTFLEKLFLLHEEFHKPLEKIRVDRLSRHLYDVYQLSKTEFLKAIENVDLYKTIVEHRFNFTKVSGIDYNLLSPKTLDFIPINEVREAWERDYKKMREEMIYQPDSPTFDEIIEQLMIIKNRINEQGWDLGKEYPIP from the coding sequence ATGAATAAGAATAGTTTTTATGAGTTGGATAAATCCGATAAAATAATTCTGTTTACAGAAACAGCTACTCAAAAAGGAATGATGCCTTTCGCAGTAGAAAAAGATTGGTGGGTAGTGCGCACGTTAGAAATTATTTTTAAAACAAGTGCTGCTGAACATCTTGTGTTCAAGGGAGGGACTTCATTGAGTAAATCTTGGGATCTCATTCATCGGTTTTCAGAAGATATTGATTTAGCCATTGACCGAAATTTTTTAGGGTTTGAAGGTGTATTGTCAAAAAACAAACGCACCCAACTACGAAAAGCAGCCAATAAATACACTTCTGAACATTTCTACATAGAATTACAAGAAAAATTTATAGAACACGGTTTCAAAGATTTAAGATTTAATCTTGTTGAAGCAAAGGACAGTGATCAGGATCCACGGATTATTGAGATTTACTATCCTAATGTCATACAAAGTTTGGGCTATGTACAGCCTAGAATACAGGTAGAAGTTGGTTGTCGTTCATTGATAGAACCTTATTCGTTACGATCTGTAGTATCTTTTGTTGATGATTTGTATGCTGATAACGACTTTTCGGCGTTACCGATAGAAATACCTTCCGTAAATCCTGAACGAACCTTTTTAGAAAAGCTTTTTCTTTTACATGAGGAGTTTCATAAACCTTTAGAAAAAATAAGAGTAGATAGATTAAGTCGTCATTTATATGACGTCTATCAATTATCAAAAACGGAATTCTTAAAAGCGATTGAAAACGTTGATTTGTATAAAACAATTGTAGAACACCGATTTAATTTCACAAAAGTATCAGGAATAGATTATAATTTGTTATCGCCAAAAACACTTGATTTTATTCCGATAAACGAAGTGAGAGAGGCGTGGGAGCGAGATTATAAAAAGATGAGAGAGGAAATGATTTATCAACCAGATTCCCCTACGTTTGATGAAATTATTGAACAATTAATGATTATTAAAAATAGAATAAACGAACAGGGTTGGGATTTGGGAAAAGAATACCCTATTCCATAA
- a CDS encoding nucleoside phosphorylase: MSKASSELVLNPDGSIYHCNIKPEHLADLVITVGDPNRVERVSRHFDQIEHKASKREIISHTGSLNGKRITVISTGMGTDNIDIVLTELDALANINLETGEENLTKRRLTIVRFGTSGALQGDIPVDSICLGTHGLGLDGLLHHYVGSEKVFDHAMGEAFTKHSNWSTKKAEPYIVKGSERLFNVLSSEQTHHGITATACGFYGPQGRYLRLEPNPVNINELLTDFEFEGYRISNFEMETSAIYGLSAMMGHEALSVNTIVANRIRGEFSKNPYESVDRMIEYALERLTK, from the coding sequence ATGAGTAAAGCATCATCAGAATTGGTACTTAACCCCGATGGGAGTATTTATCACTGCAATATAAAACCCGAACATTTGGCCGATTTAGTAATCACGGTGGGCGATCCGAATCGAGTAGAAAGAGTTTCTAGACATTTCGATCAGATCGAACACAAAGCATCAAAGCGCGAAATTATATCACATACCGGGAGCCTGAACGGGAAAAGAATTACTGTGATTTCTACAGGGATGGGAACCGACAATATCGATATTGTCTTGACCGAATTAGACGCCTTGGCCAACATCAATCTAGAAACAGGTGAAGAAAATCTAACCAAACGTCGGTTAACAATTGTTCGTTTCGGTACATCGGGCGCTTTGCAAGGCGATATCCCAGTAGATTCTATTTGTTTAGGTACCCATGGATTGGGGCTGGATGGTTTGCTGCATCATTATGTCGGTAGCGAAAAAGTATTTGACCATGCAATGGGAGAAGCCTTTACCAAACACAGCAATTGGTCGACCAAGAAAGCCGAACCTTATATTGTAAAAGGATCCGAACGATTATTCAACGTATTATCATCTGAGCAAACCCACCACGGAATTACGGCTACGGCATGCGGTTTTTATGGACCACAAGGACGCTATTTGCGATTAGAGCCCAACCCAGTAAACATCAATGAACTGCTAACAGATTTTGAGTTTGAGGGGTATCGTATTTCTAATTTCGAGATGGAGACTTCGGCTATTTATGGACTTTCGGCCATGATGGGTCACGAAGCTTTATCGGTAAACACCATAGTGGCCAACCGAATTCGAGGAGAATTTAGTAAAAACCCATACGAATCGGTAGATCGAATGATCGAATATGCTCTAGAACGTTTAACCAAGTAG